AAGTTGCAACAATCAATGTCGATGAATTGCGACAAAATTTATTTGAACGGAGTCAATGGGATTTCCACCGTCAATCGAAAACTGTAGGTGAAATTGAAGCACACTACCGCGAAGTTATGGGCTTAGGATTAGCTAAAGAGTATTCATAACCTTCTCGCTTCGTCCTGATGGCTCATACTATTACACTTAGCACTAGCCTATATTGACTATCCTGTGTAATTGCTGGTTATGCCTACAAAAACCCATGATTGCTAGGTTATATCGCTATGAAAAAAGTAGTAGTATTCGGCAACGCTGGAGGTGGTAAATCAACTCTCAGCAAGAGATTATCAGAAATGACGGGTTTGCCACTTTACGTCTTGGACAAGATTCAATATCCATCAGGAGACACAAAGGTTTCCGAGGAAGAATATCAGCACATCCATGAGAAAATTTTGGCGACTGACCGATGGATTATTGACGGGTTTGGTTGCATGGAAACCCTCTGGCTACGACTAAAGGAGGCGGATAGTCTAATTTTTGTCGATTTACCACTATATGTGCATTTTTGGTGGGTGACTAAACGCCTGATCGTAGGTTACTTTAAACCACCAGAAGGTTGGTCTCAAAAGAGTCCCATATTGAAAAGTTCGCTTCGTAGTTACCGCGTGCTTTGGTTATGTCACAAATATTTGATTCCAAAATATCGCGAGTATATCCAGCAGGTTCAAAGCAGCAAAAGTGTTTATCACATTCGCTCAACTGAACAGATCGCGCAGTTTTTTGAATTCATTGGCAATAAAACTAACTTTACAGATCGTGCATCAACCTAACAGTTGCGCTAATAGAGGTAAGGATTTCGCACGACAACGCTACTCGCCTTTGAGATATAGCCATGTTAGCACCTGACGGACGAGATCGCGATCCTTCTATCGAGATGTCCTAAGTACTTGCGAAGCTGCTTCAGAGGTCAGAACCTCATAATCTATGGTCTTTGGTTTATAGATGTGGCACTATACAACCAGTAGATTGTCTAGACGAGAGCTATTCATAGTGCCGAGACGCCCTCGTGTTGTTGTTGTTGGTTCTGGGTTTGGTGGGTTGCAAGCCACCCAATCGTTAGCGCGTGCCCAAATTAATGTTTTACTCATTGACCGCAACAATTACCATACATTTATTCCGTTGCTGTATCAGGTAGCTGTTGCCGAACTTCAACCCGAACAAATTGCTTATCCTGTACGTGGTATTCTGCAGCGATTTCCTTTTGCTAATTTTTTAATGGCAGAAGTAACGCAAATTGACTTTGCTAATCAGGTTATTGTAACTGATGGTTTAACAATTCCGTACGATTTTTTGGTTTTATCTACTGGTAGCGAATCTCAGTTTTTAGGAGTACCAGGGGCTGATAAATACGCTTTACCAATGAAAACGCTGCCAGAAGCCGTGTATTTGCGCAATCATTTGCTGTCTTGTTTTGAACAAGCTGTGCGCGAACCCGATCCAGAATTGCGACAGCTACTTCTAACGTTTGCTATTGTCGGTGGTGGACCAACGGGCGTAGAATTAGCAGGAGCTTTAGTAGAACTGATTCATGGTCGATTAATCAAAGATTTTCCTACGCTAGAGATGGAGCAAGTGCAGGTTATTTTACTGCAATCAAGCGATCGCCTGCTCGCGGATCTCCCACTACGTTTATCAGACTACACTTACAAGCAGTTACAACGATCTGGAGTAAAAATCTATCTTCAAACCAAGGTCAGTAAAGTTACCTCAAATGCCATTTATCTTGAAGATGGTACGATAATTTTCTCGAAAACGATTGTTTGGACAGCAGGCGTACAAGCCACTTCACCCACGCCGACAGCAGAACTATTTCCAGCAGCTAAAGGACAAGTTGCGGTTTTACCAACGTTACAGCTACCAGACTATCCCCAAGTATATGTCGTCGGCGATTCAGCTTATATTGAGCAAGACGGAGAACCACTACCGTTAGTCGCCCCTGTGGCTTTACAACAAGGTACCGCAGCCGCACAAAATATTTTGCGTCAAATTAAAGGTAAGGACCCAAAACCATTTCGCTATGTAGATAAAGGTAGAGCGGCGATTATTAAACGCAATGCGGGTGTTGCCCAAACTGGTAAATTTACTTTTACAGGTTTTCCTGCATGGTTATTATGGTTAGGAATTCACTTATATTATCTTCCTGGTGGACGAAATCGTTTGATTGTTCTGTTGGATTGGCTGCGCGATTATTTCTTTGGCGATCGCTCGATTCGTCTGATTTTTCCTCCCAGTCGTCGGCTAATAGTTGAAGAAAATCCGCCAAATTCTTCTACAGATTGGCATAATCAAGATCGCTAAGCTATTCTGGCACTACTATAGGTAATTTATAATGAACTATATTCCTCTTGCCGCTCGTATCTTTCTTTCTGTTATCTTTTTACGTTCTGGTTTCAATAAAATTTTTGACTTTGCTAGTACGCAAGGATTTATGGCTAGTGCTGGAATTCCTGCAGGGCTAACCGGAATTTTGTTGGTAGGTTCGATTATTTTAGAATTACTGGGAGCGTTATCAGTAATTCTAGGTTATAAGGCGCGTTGGGGTGCGATCGCCCTTATTGTTTTTCTAGTTCCTACCACGTTGCTTTTTCACACTAATTTTGCTGAAGATATGCAAATCACTCAGTTTCTCAAAAATTTAGGATTGATCGGCGGATTATTAATGGTAGTTTACTTTGGTTCTGGTCCTATTGGTGTGGATGGACGTAAAGATCTAGCTTAGTTCATCACCAAATTAGCTCCAACCACAGTCCCACAAACAAAAATATAAAAGTGGGTAATTAGCTAAGAGCTAACAGCTAACAGCTAATAGCTCTACTTAAGCTACAGTAACCAAGTATTGCGCGCGAAATCAACAGACTGCCCTTCCGAATCTACTTGATCTTGTTGAGGAAATACAACTGTTTGTCGTGCTGATTTGTATTTCTGCTGTGATGTTGGTTCTTTCTTCTGTAGCGGTGCAGGTTCTGGTTTCAAAGCATTCATTTGCTCAATCAACTTAGAGTTAGCTTCTGCAAGTTGTAGAATCGTAGTCTTGGCTTGCTCTAGCTCATCATTAACCGCATCAAAATCCGCGACATCTTGACGAAGTTGTTTGACTAATGCTTTTTCGTCTTCTATTTCTACTAATAGTTCTGCAATACGATGCTCTAGAGAGTGTTCTTTCTCTTGTGCTTGCTTTAAAGCTGCGCGTAATTCAGTAACAATACTGTCTGAGTCTGATGTAGTTTGACTGGTTTGTCGAGTTCGACTTGTGTTTCGCGCTCTTGCAGTTGTTCTTGTTGGTTTTACCACTTCTGTTTTTTCCTCGTTGCTTAACTCCTCATTATTTGTAGCATCTAGCTCAGATGAACTTTGCTCAGTTGTCAACTTTTCTCC
The DNA window shown above is from Gloeocapsopsis sp. IPPAS B-1203 and carries:
- a CDS encoding DoxX family protein, translating into MNYIPLAARIFLSVIFLRSGFNKIFDFASTQGFMASAGIPAGLTGILLVGSIILELLGALSVILGYKARWGAIALIVFLVPTTLLFHTNFAEDMQITQFLKNLGLIGGLLMVVYFGSGPIGVDGRKDLA
- a CDS encoding NAD(P)/FAD-dependent oxidoreductase; translation: MPRRPRVVVVGSGFGGLQATQSLARAQINVLLIDRNNYHTFIPLLYQVAVAELQPEQIAYPVRGILQRFPFANFLMAEVTQIDFANQVIVTDGLTIPYDFLVLSTGSESQFLGVPGADKYALPMKTLPEAVYLRNHLLSCFEQAVREPDPELRQLLLTFAIVGGGPTGVELAGALVELIHGRLIKDFPTLEMEQVQVILLQSSDRLLADLPLRLSDYTYKQLQRSGVKIYLQTKVSKVTSNAIYLEDGTIIFSKTIVWTAGVQATSPTPTAELFPAAKGQVAVLPTLQLPDYPQVYVVGDSAYIEQDGEPLPLVAPVALQQGTAAAQNILRQIKGKDPKPFRYVDKGRAAIIKRNAGVAQTGKFTFTGFPAWLLWLGIHLYYLPGGRNRLIVLLDWLRDYFFGDRSIRLIFPPSRRLIVEENPPNSSTDWHNQDR
- a CDS encoding adenylate kinase, which gives rise to MKKVVVFGNAGGGKSTLSKRLSEMTGLPLYVLDKIQYPSGDTKVSEEEYQHIHEKILATDRWIIDGFGCMETLWLRLKEADSLIFVDLPLYVHFWWVTKRLIVGYFKPPEGWSQKSPILKSSLRSYRVLWLCHKYLIPKYREYIQQVQSSKSVYHIRSTEQIAQFFEFIGNKTNFTDRAST